The nucleotide window TGGAGGAAGGATCGGCGCTGGCATCTCGCTTCAACTGCGCGAACATCGCACCGGACCAGGGCTGGGCGCTCTGGTTGTCGATCAGGTAGGACACGACCACGTCGTACAGGCCACGTTTCAGGGTGAAACGCTTGATGTAGTTGACGCCATCCTTGCTGAACTTCAGGTCCACGACCAATTGATCCTGACCGTCGGCCAGTTGATAACTCTTCTTCTCCGAAGCGTAGACCGGACGACCGGCCGGGCTGGCGTCCGGACCATTGGCGCCGATCAGGCCGCTCTGGGCCAGATAGGTCCGCTCGTTACCGTTATCGAACAGCTGGAACGGAATGTCCGGATGATCCTGGCGACGTGGATAAAGCGGCAGCGTCAGTTGGGCGATGTCACCCCCCTGTGGATCGATTGCCAGCTGGAGCACGTCAGTCTTGATCTGGATCAGATCCTTGCTTGCAGCCACCGGGGCTTCGGCAGGCGCACTGGTATCGCTCGCCGCGCGTGGAATGTCATCACTGCTGGCAGCGTTGGTACCGGAAGTGGTGTCCGGCAGGCTCGGTGCGGTATTGCTGGCTGCAACATTCTGAGTCGGCAGGGCAGCCTGGCCATAATCCTGGTTCCATTTAAGAACCATGACGTAGGACACGATTGCCAGGGCGACGATCAGGATCGTGCGTTTGATATCCATGATTACTCGGCCATCGAAGAAGAACGGGAGGTAGGGATAGGCGGAACCGGGTCATAACCGCCGGGATTCCACGGATGACAGCGACCTAAACGACGAAAGGTCAGCCAGCCACCGCGCAGAAGGCCATGATTTTC belongs to Pseudomonas sp. B21-028 and includes:
- the yidD gene encoding membrane protein insertion efficiency factor YidD; translation: MRKLALVPIQFYRYAISPLMASHCRFYPSCSCYAYEAIENHGLLRGGWLTFRRLGRCHPWNPGGYDPVPPIPTSRSSSMAE